One Cohnella candidum genomic region harbors:
- a CDS encoding SDR family NAD(P)-dependent oxidoreductase encodes MELKGKTALVTGGGTGIGRAASLTLAEKGAFVAVNYSRSKKDAEETVRMIEERGGSAIAVKADVSNAREVDEMVERIVERYGSLDLLVNNASITHHVALPDLDGVEDTMWDELFAVNVKGMFHCARAAAPWMKKSGRGAIVNLGSIAGITGVGSSLPYAVSKAAVHGLTKSLAHALAPEIRVCSVVPGAVETRWWAGREEKMRALSPQLPLRRVSTPEDIAHFICAVLEQEAITGQIITVDSGQTM; translated from the coding sequence ATGGAACTGAAAGGGAAAACGGCTCTCGTGACCGGAGGGGGCACGGGCATTGGCCGGGCGGCTAGCCTTACGCTGGCGGAGAAGGGCGCTTTCGTCGCGGTGAATTACTCCCGCTCGAAGAAGGATGCCGAAGAAACGGTGCGCATGATTGAGGAACGGGGAGGCAGCGCAATTGCGGTGAAAGCGGACGTGTCCAATGCCCGCGAGGTGGACGAAATGGTCGAGAGGATCGTGGAGCGGTACGGCTCACTCGATCTGCTCGTGAACAATGCGAGCATCACCCATCATGTTGCTTTGCCGGATTTGGATGGGGTCGAGGATACCATGTGGGACGAGCTGTTCGCCGTCAACGTAAAGGGGATGTTCCATTGCGCGAGGGCGGCAGCTCCGTGGATGAAGAAAAGCGGACGCGGAGCAATCGTGAACTTGGGGAGCATCGCCGGGATTACGGGAGTCGGTTCTTCGCTCCCCTATGCCGTCAGCAAGGCGGCGGTGCATGGGCTGACCAAGTCATTGGCACATGCCTTGGCGCCGGAAATCCGGGTGTGCAGCGTCGTGCCTGGAGCCGTAGAAACCCGCTGGTGGGCGGGCAGGGAAGAGAAAATGCGGGCGCTCAGCCCGCAGCTGCCGCTTCGGAGAGTATCCACGCCGGAGGATATCGCCCATTTCATCTGCGCGGTACTGGAGCAGGAAGCGATCACCGGGCAGATCATCACCGTGGACAGCGGGCAGACGATGTAG
- a CDS encoding LysR family transcriptional regulator has protein sequence MDLKAVKTFQNILASGSFNRAAEELNYAQSTVTMQIQKLESALGVQLFERSHKTVRLTEAGRLFHERSLRITQDIDQLIASLTDMKTGETGTVRLGAIEPAASARLPVILRAFMERFPRIRVSVEIANTHTLAEKMRKDELDIALCSAPDWTSDLYFQPLYEEEFVVLMPERHPLADRESVTPEELASHRLLITAANCPYRRKLGLTLQEAGTTLSETMEIGSMTALPSYVAQGFGVALVPRVALSPQPDGTVRRPLKGEGIDMTCGLLCKAADFPPKLAGARLYDHIKQSFDRTGS, from the coding sequence ATGGACCTTAAAGCGGTGAAAACCTTCCAAAATATCCTCGCATCCGGGAGCTTCAACCGGGCTGCCGAAGAGCTGAATTACGCCCAATCCACGGTGACCATGCAGATCCAAAAGCTGGAGTCGGCGCTTGGCGTCCAGCTGTTTGAACGGTCCCACAAAACGGTACGATTGACGGAAGCCGGCCGGCTATTCCATGAGCGGAGCTTGAGAATTACCCAGGACATCGATCAGCTGATTGCCAGCTTGACCGACATGAAGACGGGCGAAACCGGAACGGTCCGTCTAGGCGCGATCGAGCCTGCGGCCAGCGCCAGGTTGCCCGTGATCCTTCGTGCATTCATGGAACGTTTTCCGCGTATCCGCGTCTCCGTGGAGATCGCGAACACCCACACTTTGGCGGAAAAAATGCGAAAAGACGAACTGGACATCGCGCTGTGTTCGGCGCCGGACTGGACGTCGGACCTTTATTTCCAACCTCTTTACGAAGAAGAATTCGTCGTGCTAATGCCGGAACGGCACCCTTTGGCCGATCGGGAATCCGTTACGCCGGAGGAACTGGCCTCTCATCGGCTTCTGATCACCGCAGCCAATTGCCCTTATCGCCGAAAATTGGGGCTGACGCTGCAGGAGGCGGGAACGACGCTGTCGGAGACGATGGAAATCGGAAGCATGACGGCATTGCCTTCCTACGTTGCCCAGGGATTCGGCGTTGCGCTCGTCCCCCGCGTCGCGCTGAGCCCGCAGCCGGACGGGACCGTACGCCGGCCATTGAAAGGCGAAGGCATCGACATGACCTGCGGACTGTTGTGCAAAGCCGCCGATTTCCCGCCCAAGCTCGCCGGTGCCCGGCTATATGACCACATTAAGCAGTCGTTCGACCGGACTGGCAGTTGA